One region of Arthrobacter sp. StoSoilB22 genomic DNA includes:
- a CDS encoding DUF808 domain-containing protein produces the protein MSGGLVALLDDVAALARIAAASVDDIAAGAAKAGAKAAGVVIDDAAVTPQYVSGADPSRELPMIKRIFWGSLRNKLVIILPALLLISAFIPGVIPFILMLGGTYLCYEGAEKVWHKLRGHSEHEKAPAVQRGPEAEAKVTKGAITTDFILSCEIMVIAMNEVAAESLWVRAFILVVVAVIITVLVYGAVGLIVKMDDIGLHLTTKDSAGSQRFGRLLVKGMPAVLGAITLIGTIAMLWVGGHIMLQGAYDLGWHAPYDLVHVLESPFAGIPVVGGFLAWLVNTLCSAILGAIWGLVIMLILHPLLKVLPFGKKEEGHEEGDVRSAIAGHKPAKNHEDPVS, from the coding sequence ATGAGCGGCGGTCTGGTAGCGCTTCTGGACGATGTTGCCGCCTTGGCCCGCATTGCGGCTGCATCCGTCGACGACATCGCCGCAGGGGCAGCCAAAGCAGGGGCCAAAGCCGCCGGCGTGGTCATTGACGACGCCGCCGTGACTCCGCAGTACGTGTCCGGGGCGGACCCGTCCCGCGAACTGCCCATGATCAAGCGGATCTTCTGGGGTTCACTGCGGAACAAGCTGGTGATCATCCTCCCGGCGTTGCTGCTGATCAGCGCCTTCATTCCGGGAGTTATTCCGTTCATCCTCATGTTGGGCGGCACTTACCTCTGCTACGAGGGCGCCGAGAAGGTCTGGCACAAACTTCGTGGCCACTCCGAGCATGAGAAAGCGCCGGCCGTTCAACGCGGACCCGAGGCCGAGGCCAAGGTGACCAAGGGCGCCATCACCACGGACTTCATCCTGTCCTGCGAGATCATGGTCATCGCCATGAATGAGGTAGCAGCTGAGTCATTGTGGGTCAGGGCTTTCATCCTGGTGGTCGTAGCAGTAATCATCACCGTCCTCGTTTACGGTGCGGTAGGGCTCATCGTCAAAATGGATGACATCGGCCTGCACCTGACCACCAAGGACTCCGCGGGTTCCCAGCGCTTCGGCCGCCTGCTCGTCAAGGGCATGCCGGCCGTCCTGGGTGCCATCACGCTCATCGGGACCATCGCCATGCTGTGGGTTGGCGGTCACATCATGTTGCAGGGCGCCTACGATCTCGGCTGGCACGCTCCCTACGACTTGGTTCATGTACTTGAGTCACCCTTCGCCGGGATCCCTGTAGTGGGCGGCTTCCTCGCCTGGCTGGTGAACACGCTGTGCTCGGCCATTCTGGGAGCCATCTGGGGCCTCGTCATCATGCTCATCCTGCATCCGCTGCTGAAGGTGCTGCCGTTCGGCAAGAAGGAGGAGGGGCACGAAGAAGGCGACGTCCGTTCCGCGATCGCCGGACACAAGCCCGCGAAAAACCACGAGGATCCGGTCTCCTAG
- the mtr gene encoding mycothione reductase: MNTPASKTAVDRHYDLVIIGTGSGNSIPGPGFEDQSIAIIEKASFGGTCLNVGCIPTKMYVHTADVALQTAESGRLGLEAEVNSVDWPGMVSRIFGNRIDAISAAGEEYRRGPQTPNIDVYDQHAVFVGDRTLRTGQGVHQRTISGDRIVVAAGSRPVIPGAIADSGVRYHTNEDIMRIPQLPKSLVIIGGGYIAMEFAHVFDALGTDVTIIARSTLLKNLDEDLHDRFNTLAAKRFDVRFGRTTVGADQSDDGISVRLDDGSTATGEVLLVAAGRTPNGDLLDLPSGGIDMTNDGRIKVDEYGRSSSADGVWALGDVSSPYMLKHVANAEMRAVRHNLLNPNKLQEMPHRHVPAAVFTHPQIATVGMTESQAREHGHNVTVKVQDYGDVAFGWALEDTTGICKLIADQDTGKLLGAHYMGPQASTLIQQMITVLAFDLDVRQFAAHQYWIHPALPEVTENALLGLTFN, encoded by the coding sequence ATGAACACCCCTGCCAGCAAGACTGCCGTAGACCGACACTACGACCTGGTGATCATCGGCACCGGGTCCGGGAATTCCATTCCCGGACCCGGGTTCGAGGACCAATCGATCGCGATCATCGAGAAGGCTTCCTTCGGCGGGACCTGCCTGAACGTAGGCTGCATCCCCACGAAGATGTACGTTCACACCGCCGACGTCGCACTGCAGACCGCGGAGTCCGGAAGGCTGGGCTTGGAGGCTGAGGTCAACTCCGTTGACTGGCCAGGCATGGTGAGCCGCATCTTCGGGAACCGGATCGATGCCATCTCCGCTGCCGGTGAAGAGTATCGCCGCGGACCGCAGACCCCAAACATCGACGTCTATGACCAGCACGCCGTTTTCGTTGGTGATCGTACGTTGCGAACCGGCCAAGGGGTCCACCAGCGAACCATCTCGGGCGACCGGATCGTCGTCGCGGCCGGCTCCCGACCCGTTATTCCCGGGGCCATCGCCGACTCCGGCGTGCGGTACCACACCAATGAGGACATCATGCGGATTCCGCAGCTGCCCAAATCCCTGGTGATCATTGGCGGAGGCTACATTGCCATGGAGTTCGCCCACGTCTTCGACGCCCTTGGCACGGACGTCACAATCATCGCCCGCTCCACGCTCCTGAAGAACCTCGATGAGGACCTTCACGATCGTTTCAACACCCTGGCCGCCAAACGCTTCGATGTCCGGTTCGGCAGGACCACCGTTGGCGCCGATCAGAGCGATGACGGTATTTCCGTCAGGCTCGACGACGGCTCCACCGCCACCGGGGAGGTACTGCTGGTAGCCGCCGGGCGCACCCCCAACGGAGACCTGCTGGACCTACCTTCCGGCGGGATCGACATGACCAATGACGGGCGCATCAAGGTCGATGAGTACGGCCGGTCGAGCTCCGCCGACGGCGTGTGGGCTCTTGGCGACGTCTCCTCGCCCTACATGCTCAAGCATGTAGCCAACGCAGAGATGCGCGCCGTCCGCCACAATCTGTTGAACCCGAACAAGCTTCAGGAAATGCCTCACCGCCATGTCCCCGCCGCCGTTTTCACGCATCCCCAGATTGCCACGGTAGGCATGACCGAATCCCAAGCCCGCGAACACGGCCATAACGTCACCGTCAAAGTCCAGGACTACGGGGACGTGGCCTTTGGGTGGGCCCTGGAAGACACAACCGGCATCTGCAAGCTGATAGCCGATCAGGACACCGGCAAACTCCTCGGCGCCCACTACATGGGCCCACAAGCATCCACCCTGATCCAGCAAATGATCACTGTCCTGGCCTTCGACCTCGACGTACGTCAATTCGCCGCCCATCAATACTGGATTCACCCCGCGCTGCCCGAAGTCACCGAAAACGCCCTGCTTGGTCTCACCTTCAACTGA
- a CDS encoding acyl-CoA desaturase: MSVVSAKSSATAVGPKTRPGALAEAGRPTVRPPAAAHLSDEQVAQLGRELDAIRDEILGKRGSSDAAYIRRMIKIQRGLEISGRAALLVGRNKAAWFTGTTLLSVAKILENMELGHNILHGQWDWMRDPDIHSTTWEWDFVTPSRSWQHTHNDLHHRWTNVVGKDRDVGYNLLRMDPDQEWKPFNLGNPLYNALLAPVFEWGIAIYDLEIPEYKEGLKSKEAMNKDLKALGRKAVKQFAKDYAATPALAMLTGSGKQALYGTLTANAIRNVWAHAVIFCGHFPEGTDTFTEEMVEGETRGDWYVRQMIGSANISGPRFMHLMTGNLSHQIEHHLFPDLPSNRYAEIAPKVREICGRYGLKYTTGPLLKQVGSAWAKVFKLALPTRS; this comes from the coding sequence ATGTCAGTAGTTTCAGCCAAGAGCTCCGCCACCGCCGTCGGGCCCAAGACCCGGCCCGGTGCCCTTGCCGAGGCCGGCAGGCCGACAGTGCGGCCACCTGCGGCAGCCCACCTGAGCGACGAACAAGTAGCCCAGCTGGGCCGTGAGCTCGATGCCATCCGTGACGAAATCCTTGGCAAGCGAGGCTCCAGCGACGCCGCCTACATCAGGCGCATGATCAAGATCCAACGGGGGTTGGAAATCTCCGGTCGTGCCGCGCTGCTGGTGGGTAGGAACAAGGCAGCCTGGTTCACCGGCACAACGCTCCTCAGCGTGGCAAAAATTCTGGAGAATATGGAACTAGGCCACAACATCCTCCACGGGCAGTGGGATTGGATGAGAGACCCGGACATCCACTCCACCACGTGGGAATGGGACTTCGTTACCCCCTCGCGCTCGTGGCAGCACACTCATAACGATCTTCACCACCGCTGGACCAACGTGGTGGGCAAGGATCGCGACGTCGGGTACAACCTTCTGCGGATGGATCCCGATCAGGAATGGAAGCCTTTTAACCTGGGCAATCCCCTGTATAACGCCTTGCTCGCGCCCGTCTTCGAATGGGGCATAGCCATTTACGACTTGGAGATCCCCGAGTACAAAGAAGGCCTGAAATCCAAGGAGGCCATGAACAAGGATCTCAAAGCGCTGGGGCGAAAGGCGGTCAAACAGTTCGCTAAGGACTACGCCGCCACTCCTGCCTTGGCCATGCTTACAGGCTCCGGGAAGCAAGCCCTCTACGGCACACTGACTGCCAACGCTATCCGTAATGTCTGGGCCCACGCTGTCATTTTCTGTGGCCACTTTCCCGAGGGAACCGACACGTTCACCGAGGAAATGGTGGAAGGTGAAACCCGCGGCGACTGGTACGTACGTCAGATGATCGGATCGGCCAACATCTCAGGGCCCCGGTTCATGCACCTGATGACCGGAAACCTGTCGCATCAAATCGAGCACCACCTCTTCCCGGATCTGCCGTCCAACCGTTACGCCGAGATCGCACCCAAGGTCCGTGAGATCTGCGGTCGCTACGGTCTGAAGTACACCACGGGGCCGCTGCTGAAACAGGTGGGATCTGCGTGGGCTAAAGTTTTCAAGCTCGCCCTGCCCACAAGGAGTTAG
- a CDS encoding ferredoxin reductase yields MVRFRPLARIASVLTTPLAPEDVLALFNPVFSSRQLRGVVTEVVHETAQSATIFFRPGRGWHAHLAGQWARIGVELNGVRHWRSYSLSSPAGKDPAITVTDVGSVSGTLVRKTKVGDVLFLAPPQGDFVLPEHPRSLLMLTAGSGITPVMSMIRTLVPSRPDANVVLIHSSRGQGDSIFREELAELADQFPNFRLVQWHTEGRGRMNFTSTAVLEEVCPDWRARAAYACGPESFLDDAEAMWNQAALAGAAASANESKGVKEVGSLTIERFSTELRGGDGGEGGIVTFEASDREVLAGGNVPILDVGEDAGLLMPSGCRMGICHSCLTPLLAGRVRDLRTGEVRGAPGELIQTCVSAAAGPVNLGI; encoded by the coding sequence ATCGTCCGCTTCAGACCACTGGCCCGCATAGCCTCGGTTTTGACCACCCCGCTTGCGCCGGAGGATGTCCTGGCGCTCTTCAACCCTGTCTTTTCGTCCCGTCAGTTGCGCGGGGTGGTCACGGAGGTTGTCCATGAGACGGCCCAATCGGCCACTATTTTCTTTCGGCCCGGCCGCGGCTGGCATGCCCACCTGGCCGGTCAGTGGGCGCGGATAGGTGTAGAGCTCAACGGGGTTCGCCATTGGCGGTCCTATTCCCTGAGTTCACCGGCCGGCAAGGACCCGGCTATTACTGTCACTGACGTTGGATCCGTGTCAGGAACTCTGGTCCGCAAAACGAAGGTGGGTGATGTCCTCTTTTTGGCTCCACCTCAGGGCGACTTTGTCCTCCCTGAGCACCCCCGTTCACTCCTGATGCTCACGGCGGGAAGCGGCATCACGCCCGTCATGTCAATGATCCGGACGCTTGTCCCAAGCCGGCCCGATGCGAACGTTGTGCTGATCCACTCTTCCCGCGGGCAAGGCGACAGTATCTTCCGGGAGGAACTGGCTGAACTTGCTGATCAATTTCCTAACTTCCGGCTTGTCCAATGGCACACCGAAGGCCGTGGCCGCATGAACTTCACGTCCACGGCCGTGTTGGAGGAGGTTTGCCCGGACTGGCGGGCCAGGGCGGCGTATGCGTGCGGCCCCGAGTCCTTCCTAGATGACGCGGAAGCCATGTGGAACCAGGCGGCGCTGGCCGGTGCCGCTGCTTCCGCGAACGAATCCAAGGGTGTAAAAGAAGTGGGTTCGCTGACGATTGAGCGGTTCAGCACTGAACTCCGGGGAGGGGACGGAGGCGAAGGTGGCATAGTGACATTTGAGGCTTCCGACCGCGAGGTCCTTGCAGGCGGCAACGTTCCCATTCTCGACGTCGGGGAGGACGCAGGGTTGCTGATGCCCAGCGGATGTCGCATGGGCATTTGTCACAGCTGCCTCACCCCGCTGCTCGCCGGAAGGGTCCGCGATCTTCGTACCGGTGAGGTCCGCGGGGCACCTGGGGAACTCATCCAAACGTGCGTCTCGGCAGCTGCCGGACCCGTCAACCTCGGAATTTGA
- a CDS encoding aminotransferase class I/II-fold pyridoxal phosphate-dependent enzyme — protein sequence MQQLAHRLDRLGTETAFSVAQAAAAWKAKGNLVFPFHLGDINIPTAPHIIEAMTKAIADGYTGYCPGPGIPQLREALAEDLGSRRGISLSPDNVVVMTGGKPVITKFLQAVMNPGQEVLYPNPGFPIYESQIEYLGGTAVPYRYLPTSQGFSIDLDQVRASITPNTVAIIYNDLQNPISAESTTAEREAIAHIAQEHNLWVLSDEAYFETRYEGVSSSIASIPGMAERTVILYTFSKKFAMTGSRLGCAVAPLEIAKVLSTLNTNDESCTTHYVQWAGIEALRGTQEPVQQMLDILRERRDAACELVNSVPGMHVAVPQSTFYLFPDVTDVMEKMGYTAVGDFASDALYKTGVSFCTREHFGRRQPGEERQYIRLAYSGIDVADIRDGLGRLRDWMVTA from the coding sequence ATGCAGCAACTCGCGCATCGACTCGACCGGCTTGGCACCGAAACCGCCTTTAGCGTCGCCCAAGCGGCAGCGGCTTGGAAGGCCAAAGGAAACCTGGTTTTCCCCTTCCACCTCGGCGACATCAACATCCCCACCGCCCCGCACATCATCGAAGCTATGACCAAAGCCATCGCTGACGGCTACACGGGCTACTGCCCCGGCCCCGGCATCCCTCAACTGCGCGAAGCCCTCGCCGAGGACCTCGGTTCACGCCGCGGCATCAGCCTCTCCCCCGACAACGTCGTGGTGATGACCGGCGGCAAACCCGTCATCACCAAGTTCCTGCAGGCAGTGATGAACCCCGGACAGGAAGTGCTCTACCCGAACCCTGGATTCCCGATCTACGAGTCTCAGATCGAATACCTCGGCGGCACGGCGGTACCGTACCGCTACCTCCCCACCAGCCAGGGCTTCTCGATTGACCTCGATCAGGTACGTGCCTCCATCACCCCGAACACCGTAGCGATCATCTACAACGATCTACAGAACCCCATCTCTGCAGAGTCCACCACGGCCGAACGTGAAGCCATCGCCCACATCGCACAAGAGCACAACCTCTGGGTGCTCTCCGACGAGGCCTACTTCGAAACCCGCTACGAGGGTGTCTCCAGCTCAATCGCATCCATCCCGGGAATGGCCGAGCGAACCGTCATCCTCTACACCTTCAGCAAGAAGTTCGCCATGACAGGCTCACGCCTCGGCTGCGCCGTCGCGCCCCTCGAAATCGCCAAAGTACTCAGCACCCTCAACACCAACGACGAATCCTGCACCACTCACTACGTACAGTGGGCGGGTATCGAAGCACTCCGCGGCACCCAGGAACCCGTCCAGCAGATGTTGGACATCCTGCGTGAACGCCGGGATGCTGCCTGTGAGCTCGTGAACTCCGTCCCCGGGATGCACGTCGCAGTGCCGCAGTCCACGTTCTACCTGTTCCCGGACGTCACCGACGTCATGGAGAAGATGGGATACACGGCAGTGGGCGACTTCGCCAGCGACGCCCTCTACAAAACCGGAGTTTCCTTCTGCACCCGTGAGCACTTCGGCCGACGCCAACCCGGAGAAGAGCGGCAGTACATCCGCCTCGCCTACTCAGGCATCGACGTCGCTGACATCCGTGACGGCCTTGGCCGCCTCCGCGACTGGATGGTGACCGCATGA
- a CDS encoding AAA family ATPase — MAASRNPLDDLRETIGHLANQLRLSGSERVDDLIGDVTGARPGPARPLSEVQSELDSLVGLETVKEQVRALVALLQVQARRKAHGLPEVATSQHLVFLGNPGTGKTTVARLLAEMYRAVGLLQKGHLVEVDRSGLVGQYVGATAIKTDRVIRRALDGVLFIDEAYALAPEDGRMDFGPEAIEVLLKRMEDHRHRLVVIVAGYPRLMEAFLLSNPGLRSRFAREITFPNYSVDELQTIFHRMLAQHEYILEPGADQMLRRILAGLHAGEDSGNARFARTLFEQALNRQALRLSLDEAQSLDALDREAVMTLTGVDLVEAALALGEEPEPEPTPEPERSRWWSWLV; from the coding sequence ATGGCAGCCAGCCGCAATCCGCTTGATGACCTGCGTGAAACCATTGGCCACTTGGCCAATCAGCTCAGGTTGTCCGGCTCGGAACGCGTGGACGATCTGATAGGTGATGTCACGGGCGCAAGGCCCGGGCCGGCCCGGCCACTTTCGGAGGTGCAGTCCGAACTGGACTCGCTGGTGGGCCTGGAGACCGTGAAGGAACAGGTGCGAGCCCTGGTCGCCTTGCTCCAAGTCCAGGCCCGCCGTAAGGCTCACGGCCTCCCGGAAGTTGCCACGTCTCAGCATTTGGTGTTTTTGGGAAACCCGGGGACGGGCAAGACCACCGTGGCCCGGCTCCTGGCCGAGATGTACCGCGCGGTGGGTTTATTGCAAAAAGGGCATTTGGTTGAGGTGGATCGCTCGGGCCTGGTAGGGCAGTATGTCGGGGCGACTGCCATCAAGACGGACCGCGTGATCCGACGAGCGCTCGATGGTGTCTTGTTCATCGACGAGGCCTACGCGCTGGCACCGGAAGATGGCCGAATGGACTTCGGCCCCGAGGCAATCGAGGTCTTGCTCAAGCGAATGGAGGATCACCGCCATCGGCTTGTGGTGATTGTGGCCGGCTACCCGCGCCTGATGGAAGCTTTTCTGCTTTCCAACCCCGGACTCCGTTCACGTTTCGCCCGGGAGATCACTTTCCCCAACTACTCCGTTGATGAGTTGCAGACCATATTCCACCGTATGCTGGCCCAGCATGAGTACATTTTGGAACCCGGCGCGGACCAGATGTTGCGTCGAATCCTTGCCGGGCTCCATGCCGGGGAGGACTCCGGTAACGCACGCTTTGCCCGCACGTTGTTCGAGCAGGCACTCAACCGACAGGCCCTGCGGCTCTCGCTTGATGAGGCTCAAAGTCTGGATGCACTCGATCGGGAGGCCGTCATGACCCTCACCGGAGTAGACCTCGTCGAGGCAGCGCTGGCGTTGGGTGAAGAACCGGAACCTGAGCCGACGCCGGAACCGGAGCGGTCGCGCTGGTGGAGCTGGCTGGTCTGA
- a CDS encoding D-glycerate dehydrogenase, protein MSRVVVTGRIPDAAIEKLRAEHEVDAWSGPESIGRDELLRRVARADAIVSLLTERVDAELLDAAGPQLKVVANVAVGYDNIDVPACTERGVVATNTPGVLIEATADIAFGLILMATRRLGEGERLIRSGQAWKWGMFFLLGSSLQGKTLGIVGMGGIGQATARRAKAFGMEIVYQSRSEVDPQIAAELDARRVDLDELLAVADVVSLHCPYGPATHHLIGAEQLAAMKNSAFLINTARGPIVNEDALATALREGVIAGAGLDVFEKEPSVHPELLGLDNVALVPHLGSATVETRTAMAMLAADNALAVLSGEQPPAPIA, encoded by the coding sequence ATGAGCCGCGTCGTCGTCACGGGACGCATCCCCGACGCTGCCATCGAAAAGCTCCGCGCAGAACACGAAGTAGATGCCTGGAGTGGCCCGGAGTCCATTGGGCGAGACGAGCTCCTACGCCGGGTCGCCAGAGCCGATGCCATAGTGTCCCTGCTTACCGAGCGCGTCGACGCAGAACTGCTCGACGCCGCCGGCCCGCAACTCAAAGTCGTCGCGAACGTCGCCGTCGGCTATGACAACATCGACGTGCCCGCCTGCACCGAACGGGGCGTCGTGGCCACCAACACGCCAGGCGTACTCATCGAAGCAACAGCGGACATCGCCTTCGGTCTCATCCTCATGGCAACCCGACGACTCGGCGAGGGCGAACGACTCATCCGCTCCGGCCAAGCTTGGAAGTGGGGCATGTTCTTCCTCCTCGGGTCCAGCCTGCAAGGCAAGACCCTCGGCATCGTAGGCATGGGCGGCATCGGCCAAGCAACCGCGCGGAGGGCCAAAGCCTTCGGCATGGAGATCGTCTACCAGTCCCGCAGCGAAGTCGATCCTCAAATCGCCGCCGAACTGGACGCCCGACGCGTCGATCTCGACGAGCTGCTGGCCGTTGCCGACGTCGTCTCCCTGCACTGCCCGTACGGTCCCGCCACTCATCACCTGATCGGGGCCGAACAACTCGCTGCAATGAAGAATTCTGCATTCCTCATCAACACTGCGCGCGGACCCATCGTGAATGAAGATGCGCTGGCAACAGCCCTCCGAGAGGGTGTAATTGCCGGTGCCGGGCTCGACGTCTTCGAGAAAGAGCCAAGCGTTCACCCCGAACTTCTTGGGCTGGACAATGTTGCGCTCGTGCCACACCTCGGCTCAGCCACCGTGGAGACACGCACAGCCATGGCCATGCTCGCCGCTGATAACGCACTGGCAGTGTTGAGCGGAGAACAACCACCCGCGCCCATCGCATAG